The genomic DNA CGGATTGCATTGGCCACCGCCGTCCGTGATCGCGTATCCCAAGCAAACGCAGGCGACGCGGCCATGAACTTCTTCGCCGAACTCCAGCGCCGCAACGTCCATCGGGCGGCGATGTTCTATGCCGCTGCGGCCTGGTTGCTGGTGCAGATCGCAACGCAGGTGTTTCCGTTCTTCGACATCCCGAATTCGACGGTACGCATCGTCGTCATCGCGGTGGTGATCGGCTTCCCGTTCGCGATGCTGTTCTCTTGGTTCTACGAGTGGACGCCACAGGGCATCAAGCTGGAAAGCGAGATTGATCGCAGCGAGTCGGTGACCCGCCAGACCGGCAAGACGCTGGATCGGTGGATCATCGCCGTGCTGGGCCTCGCGGTCATCGTGCTGCTGGCCAATACCTTCGTGCTGCGCGACGCGACGAACGCTTCCGCTGATCGCAGTGGCAACAGCCTCGACAAGTCCATCGCCGTGCTGCCATTCGATAACCTGAGCAGCGATCCCGACAACGCTTACTTCGCCACCGGCATCCAGGACGAGATCCTCACGCGGCTGTCGAAGATCAGCGCGTTGAAGGTGATTTCCCGCACCTCGACGATGCGCATCGCCAGCAAGCCCGAAAACCTGCCCGAGCTCGCACGTCTGTTGGGGGTGTCGGCGATCCTCGAAGGCAGCGTGCAGAAAGCCGGCGACACCGTGCACGTCAATGTGCAGCTGATCCGCGCCGCGACCGACGAGCACCTGTGGGCCGAGAGCTACAACCGCAAGCTCGATGATGTCTTCGCCGTGCAGGGCGAAGTGGCGCAGGCGGTGGCCGATGCGCTCAGTGCGACGCTGACGGGCGCGGAACGCCAGCTGGTCGCTGCCAAGCCGACGACCAATGCGAAGGCCTACGAGTTCTATCTGCGTGGCCTGGCGATGGAGGGGCGGTTCACATCGTCGGGCAACGAGATCAGCGCCCGCGCTGCGGCCTACCAGTCCGCAGTGGACCTGGACCCGCAGTTCGCCGTGGCGTGGGCGCGTCTGGCAGAAGCGCATACCGAGCTCTACTTCAACGAAGAGCACACGCCGCAGCTGCTCGCCAAGATCAAGTACGCGCTCGATCAGGCCACGCGCCTGGCGCCGCAGACCAGCGAAACCTGGGAGGCGCTGGGCTTGTACCGCTACTACGTGCTCGGCGACTACGACGGCGCGTTCGCGGCCTACGCCAAGGCTCTGGAAACACGGCCGAACAACGGCCTGCTGGTCTATCCGCAGGGCAACATCCGTCGCCGTCAGGGCCGCTGGGAAGAGGCGCTGGCGCTGCAGACGCGAGCCGCCGAACTCGACCCTTTGAGCACCAATACCTGGCTCAATATCGGCATCACCTTGCGCGGCCTGCGCCGCTATGACGAGGCGCAGGCCGCGCTCGATCGCGGGCTGGCGGCGTCCCCCGGCGATGGCGAACTGCTGTCGCAGAAGATGCTGACCTACCTCGCTTCCGGCCAGCTCGATGCTGCGGACCGGCTGTTCCGCGAACAGCCGCCCGGCCCGATCCTCCCCTTCCTGGTCTACACGCGCTACCAGACCTTGCTGCTCAAGCGCGACTATGCCGACGGCATCGCGTTGGTACGGCAAGCCCTGCAGAACCGGGCGGCCCTGCGGCCCTGGGAACTGGCGTTCGCCAACTGCTCGCTTGGCGAGCTGGAACTGCACGCCGGCAAGCGCGACGCGGGGCTGGCGCAACTGACCGAATGTCGCGACCAGCTCGCAGCGATGTTCGAGAAGGGCGATGACACGCCCTGGAACTACTCGCCACTGGCCCGTGCCGCTGCGCTGCTCGGCGATCGTGCCGCCGCGGCGCGCTATGCCGAGCTGGGCGTCAAGGCCCTGGCCAATGACGCGATCGGCAATCCGATGGCGGCCGAGATGCAGGCCTTCGTGCTGATGCAGGCGGGCGACAAGGCGCAGGCGATCGCGCGGCTGCGTGACGCGCTGAGCCGGCCCAACCCCAACGGCAGCTCGCTGGCGATGGTGCGCGTGGATCCGTCCTGGGATCCGCTGCGCGACGAGCCGGCGTTCAAGCGGCTGCTGAGCGAGTCGGCGCCATGAGTGCCATGAGTGCACTTCTGGGCGAACTGC from Nevskia ramosa DSM 11499 includes the following:
- a CDS encoding tetratricopeptide repeat protein — its product is MNFFAELQRRNVHRAAMFYAAAAWLLVQIATQVFPFFDIPNSTVRIVVIAVVIGFPFAMLFSWFYEWTPQGIKLESEIDRSESVTRQTGKTLDRWIIAVLGLAVIVLLANTFVLRDATNASADRSGNSLDKSIAVLPFDNLSSDPDNAYFATGIQDEILTRLSKISALKVISRTSTMRIASKPENLPELARLLGVSAILEGSVQKAGDTVHVNVQLIRAATDEHLWAESYNRKLDDVFAVQGEVAQAVADALSATLTGAERQLVAAKPTTNAKAYEFYLRGLAMEGRFTSSGNEISARAAAYQSAVDLDPQFAVAWARLAEAHTELYFNEEHTPQLLAKIKYALDQATRLAPQTSETWEALGLYRYYVLGDYDGAFAAYAKALETRPNNGLLVYPQGNIRRRQGRWEEALALQTRAAELDPLSTNTWLNIGITLRGLRRYDEAQAALDRGLAASPGDGELLSQKMLTYLASGQLDAADRLFREQPPGPILPFLVYTRYQTLLLKRDYADGIALVRQALQNRAALRPWELAFANCSLGELELHAGKRDAGLAQLTECRDQLAAMFEKGDDTPWNYSPLARAAALLGDRAAAARYAELGVKALANDAIGNPMAAEMQAFVLMQAGDKAQAIARLRDALSRPNPNGSSLAMVRVDPSWDPLRDEPAFKRLLSESAP